From a region of the Neobacillus niacini genome:
- the nagE gene encoding N-acetylglucosamine-specific PTS transporter subunit IIBC, translated as MMKYLQRLGRSLMLPVAVLPAAAILMGIGYWIDPTGWGAESPVAAFLIKAGGSIIDNMAILFAVGVALGMSKDKDGSAAISGLVAYLVITTVLSTNSVALLQGVDPEAVNPAFAKIGTQFTGILSGIIAAIMYNRFSHVKLPDALSFFSGKRLVPIMTSVAMLAVSLVMFFVWPVVFSGLVSFGKGISDLGAIGAGIYGFFNRLLIPIGLHHALNSVFWFDVAGINDIGNFWSSKGEQGITGRYQAGFFPVMMFGLPAAALAMYHTAKSSKKKTVAALMMAAGVASFFTGVTEPLEFAFMFAAPALYVTHAVLTGLSLAIAAAFQWTAGFGFSAGLVDFVLSLKIPIANQPYMLLVQGLVFAVIYYFLFRFIITKFNLTTPGREDDIDEVAEETQSDGNKFAAMAAKIYEGLGGDANVTSVDNCVTRLRLEVKDMDAVDQKKIKSTGVPGINIVGKNSIQVIVGTNVQFVADEIVKIRKGK; from the coding sequence ATGATGAAATATCTTCAAAGACTTGGCCGTTCTTTAATGCTGCCAGTAGCCGTTTTGCCTGCAGCAGCAATATTAATGGGTATCGGGTACTGGATTGACCCGACAGGCTGGGGAGCTGAAAGTCCAGTAGCAGCTTTCCTAATTAAAGCAGGTGGATCCATTATCGATAATATGGCTATCCTTTTTGCGGTTGGGGTAGCGCTTGGTATGTCAAAAGACAAAGATGGTTCAGCTGCAATAAGCGGATTGGTTGCTTATTTGGTTATTACTACTGTGTTATCAACAAACTCAGTAGCTTTGCTTCAAGGAGTTGATCCAGAAGCTGTTAACCCAGCATTCGCAAAAATTGGAACACAATTTACAGGGATTCTTTCCGGTATTATCGCGGCAATTATGTATAATCGTTTTAGTCATGTGAAGTTACCAGATGCATTATCTTTCTTTAGTGGGAAACGACTTGTTCCTATTATGACTTCCGTAGCGATGTTAGCAGTTTCATTAGTCATGTTCTTTGTTTGGCCAGTTGTTTTCTCTGGACTCGTTTCTTTTGGTAAAGGGATTAGTGATCTAGGTGCAATCGGTGCAGGGATATATGGTTTCTTTAACCGTTTATTAATTCCAATCGGTTTACACCATGCCTTAAACTCTGTGTTCTGGTTTGATGTGGCAGGAATTAATGATATTGGTAATTTCTGGTCTAGTAAGGGTGAACAGGGTATCACTGGTAGGTATCAGGCAGGTTTCTTCCCAGTTATGATGTTTGGTTTACCAGCCGCCGCATTAGCTATGTACCATACTGCTAAATCTTCGAAGAAAAAAACAGTGGCTGCCTTAATGATGGCTGCAGGTGTAGCTTCTTTCTTCACAGGGGTTACAGAACCTCTTGAATTTGCGTTTATGTTTGCTGCTCCTGCACTTTATGTAACACATGCTGTATTAACAGGTCTTTCATTAGCGATTGCAGCTGCGTTCCAATGGACAGCAGGATTTGGCTTTAGTGCAGGATTGGTTGACTTTGTGTTAAGCTTAAAAATTCCAATTGCAAACCAGCCATATATGTTACTTGTCCAAGGTCTAGTGTTTGCAGTAATCTACTATTTCTTATTCCGTTTTATCATTACAAAATTCAACTTAACGACACCTGGTCGTGAAGATGATATTGATGAAGTGGCGGAGGAAACGCAATCAGATGGTAATAAGTTTGCTGCCATGGCTGCTAAGATTTATGAAGGCTTGGGCGGAGACGCAAACGTTACATCTGTAGACAATTGTGTAACACGCCTGCGTTTAGAAGTGAAGGATATGGATGCAGTCGATCAGAAGAAGATTAAATCAACTGGTGTACCAGGAATAAATATTGTAGGAAAAAACAGCATTCAAGTTATCGTTGGTACAAATGTTCAATTCGTAGCTGATGAAATTGTTAAAATCCGTAAGGGAAAATAG
- a CDS encoding PTS glucose transporter subunit IIA, whose protein sequence is MVFSFFKKEKLKIVAPVNGAIIPLEEVPDPVFSQKMMGEGIAVIPTAGNIHAPVNGRVILIAATKHAIGIRADDGTEILIHVGLETVGLNGNGFTLAVQEGDKILVGQLLMEVDWKYIQSHAKSTITPIVITNSEEGKRQFTLTKGVSAVQGETIMITCS, encoded by the coding sequence ATGGTATTTAGTTTCTTTAAAAAGGAAAAGTTAAAAATAGTTGCACCAGTCAACGGAGCCATTATTCCGTTAGAGGAGGTTCCAGATCCGGTATTCAGTCAAAAGATGATGGGGGAAGGAATAGCGGTTATTCCCACAGCAGGAAATATTCATGCTCCTGTCAATGGAAGGGTAATCCTCATTGCTGCCACGAAGCACGCTATTGGCATTCGAGCGGATGATGGGACAGAGATCCTAATACATGTAGGGTTAGAAACTGTAGGTTTAAATGGAAACGGTTTTACGCTAGCTGTTCAGGAAGGCGATAAGATTTTAGTTGGTCAGTTACTAATGGAGGTTGATTGGAAATACATCCAATCACATGCAAAAAGCACGATAACACCTATCGTGATTACAAATAGCGAGGAAGGAAAAAGGCAATTTACTCTCACAAAGGGAGTGAGTGCAGTTCAAGGTGAAACAATAATGATCACATGTTCCTGA
- a CDS encoding peptide MFS transporter, with amino-acid sequence MSNYNRQKIVDSVPQKGFFGHPKGLFTLFFTEFWERFSYYGMRAILVYYMYYEVSKGGLGLDENLALSIMSIYGSLVYMSGIIGGWLADRIFGTSKAVFYGGILIMLGHIVLAIPGSVAMFFVSMVLIVLGTGMLKPNVSTVVGEMYSETDERRDAGFTIFYMGINAGAFLSPLIVGSVMDYSFHLGFGIAAVGMFLGLVMFVLTKKKNLGLAGTTIPNPLSKAEKKKTFTLIGLGVVVLAVLCAVLIPMGVLTFASFINIVTFLGILIPTIYFVVMYRSPKTTTVERSRIIAYIPLFIAAVMFWSIQEQGSTILASYADKRTQLDWMGIHISPAWFQSLNPLFIIVFAPIFAGLWMKLGKRQPTVPQKFSLSLLFAGLSFLVILIPAYLGGTDSLVSPMWLVLSYLIVVFGELCMSPVGLSATTKLAPAAFSAQTMSLWFLASAAAQALNAQVVKFYTPENEMAYFGSIGGAAIVLSIILFALAPKIQGLMKGIR; translated from the coding sequence ATGTCGAATTATAATAGGCAGAAAATTGTGGATAGTGTCCCTCAGAAAGGTTTCTTTGGACATCCAAAGGGCTTATTCACTCTTTTCTTTACAGAATTCTGGGAACGTTTCTCTTATTACGGAATGAGAGCCATCCTAGTCTACTATATGTACTATGAAGTTTCAAAAGGCGGATTAGGGCTCGACGAAAACCTAGCTCTATCCATAATGTCCATTTATGGATCACTCGTTTATATGTCCGGTATCATTGGAGGCTGGTTAGCTGACCGGATATTCGGTACATCTAAAGCGGTATTCTACGGTGGAATACTGATCATGCTCGGTCATATTGTCCTAGCGATACCTGGCAGTGTTGCTATGTTCTTTGTATCTATGGTTTTAATCGTACTCGGAACAGGGATGCTGAAGCCAAATGTTTCTACTGTAGTTGGTGAAATGTACAGCGAAACAGACGAGCGTCGTGATGCTGGGTTTACCATTTTCTATATGGGTATAAATGCAGGGGCATTCTTATCACCACTTATTGTTGGTAGTGTGATGGATTATAGCTTCCACTTAGGTTTTGGTATCGCTGCTGTGGGTATGTTCCTTGGGCTTGTTATGTTTGTATTAACTAAAAAGAAAAACCTTGGTCTTGCAGGTACTACTATTCCAAACCCACTTTCAAAAGCGGAAAAGAAAAAAACTTTTACTTTGATCGGCTTAGGTGTAGTTGTTTTAGCGGTCTTATGCGCTGTTTTAATCCCTATGGGCGTTTTAACATTCGCTAGCTTCATTAACATCGTTACATTTCTTGGTATCTTAATTCCTACAATTTATTTTGTAGTTATGTACCGCAGCCCTAAAACAACAACGGTAGAACGTTCACGTATTATTGCTTATATCCCTCTATTTATTGCAGCGGTTATGTTCTGGTCTATTCAGGAGCAAGGTTCAACCATTCTTGCAAGTTATGCGGATAAGCGTACTCAACTAGATTGGATGGGTATTCATATATCACCAGCTTGGTTCCAATCTTTAAACCCATTATTTATTATTGTTTTTGCGCCTATTTTTGCAGGATTATGGATGAAATTAGGAAAACGTCAGCCAACAGTACCGCAAAAGTTCTCATTATCGTTATTATTTGCTGGTTTGTCCTTCTTGGTCATCCTTATCCCAGCATATCTTGGCGGTACAGATTCATTGGTTAGCCCAATGTGGCTTGTCCTTAGTTATTTAATTGTTGTATTTGGTGAATTGTGTATGTCACCTGTAGGTTTATCGGCAACTACAAAATTGGCTCCTGCAGCATTTTCAGCACAAACAATGAGTTTATGGTTCCTAGCAAGTGCGGCTGCGCAGGCACTTAATGCACAAGTTGTTAAATTTTATACTCCAGAGAATGAAATGGCTTACTTTGGCAGCATCGGCGGTGCGGCTATCGTACTAAGTATAATTCTATTTGCATTAGCTCCGAAAATTCAGGGCTTAATGAAAGGTATTCGCTAA
- a CDS encoding glutathione peroxidase: MKTVHDFSVRMTNGEVKSLKEYEGKPLIIVNTASKCGLTPQFQGLQELYDTYKDRGLEILGFPCDQFNNQEFDNIEETTQFCQLNYGVTFPIFAKIDVNGDKADPLFTYLKEQKKGLLSKNIKWNFTKFLVDQNGQVIERYAPTTEPDKMKHDVEKLYS; the protein is encoded by the coding sequence ATGAAAACAGTCCATGATTTTTCAGTAAGAATGACCAACGGTGAGGTAAAATCTCTCAAAGAATACGAAGGTAAACCTCTAATTATCGTAAATACTGCCAGTAAGTGCGGGTTAACCCCTCAATTCCAAGGTTTACAGGAATTATATGATACCTACAAGGATCGTGGTCTAGAAATTTTAGGATTCCCGTGTGATCAATTCAATAACCAAGAATTCGATAATATTGAAGAAACGACTCAGTTTTGCCAGTTGAACTACGGGGTAACCTTTCCAATATTCGCGAAAATTGATGTGAATGGTGATAAGGCGGACCCATTATTTACTTACCTGAAAGAACAGAAGAAAGGTTTACTTTCTAAAAACATTAAATGGAATTTCACTAAATTTCTTGTTGACCAAAATGGCCAGGTAATTGAACGATATGCACCAACAACAGAACCAGACAAAATGAAGCATGATGTAGAAAAATTATATTCCTAA
- a CDS encoding MarR family winged helix-turn-helix transcriptional regulator, translating to MKDFMTLKNQLCFAVYETAGEFNKLYSSVLQPFGLTYPQYLVLLALWEQDGVTLKELGAKLNLGTGTLTPMISRMEANNWVKKQRSKEDERKVYIYLQEKALEEKHTITIMVADVIQSCQIELEEYEQLMQQLNSLQKKMKARKV from the coding sequence TTGAAAGACTTCATGACACTAAAAAATCAACTTTGCTTTGCCGTATATGAGACGGCCGGTGAATTTAACAAATTATATTCCAGTGTACTTCAGCCATTTGGTTTAACCTATCCTCAATATTTAGTCTTATTGGCTTTGTGGGAACAGGATGGGGTGACATTAAAGGAACTAGGGGCAAAGTTAAATTTAGGCACTGGGACATTGACTCCAATGATTTCACGAATGGAAGCAAATAACTGGGTGAAAAAACAACGCTCCAAAGAGGACGAAAGAAAAGTTTATATCTATTTACAAGAGAAGGCTCTAGAAGAAAAACATACTATTACCATTATGGTCGCGGATGTAATTCAATCCTGCCAAATAGAGCTGGAAGAATATGAGCAGTTAATGCAACAGTTGAATTCCTTACAGAAAAAAATGAAAGCACGAAAAGTTTAA
- a CDS encoding Na-translocating system protein MpsC family protein codes for MTDQKKEEYISSYISKLLRKQFGRGPQSCQTTVTKNHLVTYIRGFLSPMEDILLEYGQNKYVDYARNVIITHLLDEIKGVVQVTLGVEAVEYYHDWNLPNNSGVLIFDLDTESGQEYNSDVDIQRVELEVGRISFMVEKVPDQIKTYPISPSIYLIERSGILIQIEKALIEKGFENELKFTKDELEKRYFHRDGRFEDIFNKSVMDIFIDWNFKKDKSIMAIILRA; via the coding sequence ATGACCGATCAAAAAAAGGAAGAGTATATCAGCAGTTATATTAGTAAATTGTTGCGAAAACAATTTGGCAGGGGTCCGCAAAGCTGTCAAACTACTGTTACTAAAAATCATCTTGTCACTTATATACGTGGATTTTTATCTCCGATGGAAGATATCTTGTTAGAATATGGACAGAACAAGTACGTGGATTATGCGAGAAACGTTATAATCACTCACCTGCTAGATGAAATTAAAGGGGTAGTACAAGTAACTCTTGGTGTTGAGGCAGTAGAATACTATCATGATTGGAATTTGCCAAATAACTCAGGTGTCCTTATTTTTGATTTAGATACAGAGTCGGGGCAGGAATATAATTCAGATGTCGATATCCAAAGGGTAGAATTGGAAGTGGGGCGAATCAGCTTCATGGTTGAAAAAGTTCCGGATCAAATCAAAACCTATCCTATTTCTCCTTCAATTTACTTAATCGAAAGAAGCGGAATCCTTATTCAAATAGAAAAGGCACTAATTGAAAAGGGATTCGAAAATGAACTAAAATTCACAAAGGATGAACTTGAAAAAAGATATTTCCATCGTGATGGTCGATTTGAGGATATCTTTAATAAGTCAGTAATGGATATCTTTATTGACTGGAATTTTAAGAAGGATAAATCCATAATGGCAATTATCTTACGTGCCTAA
- a CDS encoding Na-translocating system protein MpsC family protein gives MKGEVYIKSNQENLVYLSSKFSKLLKRRFGKGPEACNVFLKGNRFYVYMRQFITPAEDVLMNQGQLELAHNFRSTVMNSVTQEFIPEVSKILGISFDYFFHDWNYDKNTGILLLDQAQSNHEENIDNSFQTSLFHLIENVGSKYTKKPASFKIVKFTQNICATESKDVLLPLEKLAYEKGNVDLLLHHAWNIKDGYWKNKEQFESLFGRLIEDMFIMWDYKNNRNYLVFIFNKLDTMK, from the coding sequence GTGAAAGGAGAGGTATATATTAAATCAAATCAGGAGAATTTGGTATATCTCAGCAGCAAATTTAGTAAATTGCTTAAACGCAGATTTGGAAAGGGGCCAGAAGCCTGTAATGTTTTCTTAAAAGGCAATAGATTTTACGTTTATATGAGACAGTTTATTACACCTGCAGAGGATGTATTGATGAACCAAGGCCAGTTAGAACTAGCACATAACTTCCGGTCAACTGTGATGAATTCAGTTACTCAAGAGTTTATTCCAGAGGTTTCAAAGATTTTAGGGATATCCTTTGACTATTTCTTTCATGATTGGAACTATGATAAAAACACAGGCATCCTCCTACTAGACCAAGCTCAATCTAATCATGAGGAGAACATTGATAACAGTTTTCAAACTAGCTTATTCCACTTAATAGAAAATGTAGGTTCAAAATACACTAAGAAGCCTGCCAGCTTCAAAATTGTAAAATTCACACAAAATATATGTGCAACCGAATCGAAAGATGTACTTCTGCCACTTGAAAAATTAGCCTATGAAAAAGGGAATGTAGATTTGCTGCTCCATCATGCCTGGAACATAAAAGATGGGTATTGGAAGAACAAGGAGCAATTCGAAAGTCTTTTCGGTCGTTTAATCGAGGATATGTTTATTATGTGGGACTATAAGAATAATAGAAATTATCTTGTTTTTATTTTTAACAAACTAGACACAATGAAATAA
- a CDS encoding ATP-binding protein yields MDKDEMKRLNFLLEIYVDVNVDKDFSVLSKTTDPFFILSMSGQLVYVNEVCEELLQCSRKDLVGMKLSNIFISSVLSDSQTFFSKKEREQLTNFDSKISMRPGNAMDVNVTAFPILFNDEVVGSYVVLKDITMIKRERQLLSEKQAAAGQLAAGIAHEIRNPITAIKGFMQLMMGEHKGDTTYYNIVESEINRVEMILKELMVLAKPTKINYQELDVRGLLDKVLTLMEAQTLLNNIEVIKNFHALEVTVVGDENQLKQVFINYIKNAIEAMPDGGKIIVEGIHLNDSVHIRIIDEGSGIPNEILERISEPFFTTKEHGTGLGMLVCNEIIEEHKGKSNIFSSAEGTCIEVILPSAYQLQ; encoded by the coding sequence ATGGATAAAGATGAAATGAAGCGGTTAAACTTCTTACTCGAAATATACGTAGATGTTAATGTCGATAAAGATTTCTCTGTGCTTTCTAAAACCACTGATCCATTTTTTATATTGAGTATGTCAGGTCAATTGGTTTACGTAAATGAAGTCTGTGAGGAATTATTGCAGTGTTCTAGAAAAGATCTAGTAGGTATGAAGCTAAGTAATATTTTCATCTCATCTGTTTTAAGTGACTCTCAAACGTTTTTTAGTAAAAAGGAGCGTGAACAACTTACAAATTTTGATTCTAAGATTAGTATGAGACCTGGTAACGCTATGGACGTAAACGTAACTGCTTTTCCAATTCTTTTTAATGATGAAGTAGTTGGGAGTTATGTTGTGTTAAAAGATATCACAATGATTAAGAGGGAGAGACAATTGCTGTCGGAAAAACAAGCAGCGGCAGGGCAGCTTGCGGCAGGAATTGCGCATGAAATTCGCAATCCAATTACGGCAATAAAAGGCTTTATGCAATTAATGATGGGGGAGCATAAAGGGGATACGACGTACTATAATATTGTAGAATCAGAGATTAATCGTGTTGAAATGATTCTAAAGGAGTTAATGGTTCTGGCTAAACCAACAAAAATTAACTATCAAGAGTTGGACGTCCGCGGTCTTTTGGACAAAGTCCTGACATTGATGGAAGCGCAGACATTATTAAATAATATTGAAGTGATAAAAAATTTCCATGCACTAGAGGTAACGGTAGTTGGGGACGAAAATCAGTTGAAACAAGTGTTTATCAACTATATAAAGAATGCAATTGAAGCAATGCCAGATGGAGGGAAAATCATCGTTGAAGGCATACATCTTAATGATAGTGTTCATATTCGCATTATTGATGAAGGCAGTGGAATTCCAAATGAAATTTTAGAACGTATAAGTGAGCCGTTTTTTACAACCAAGGAACATGGCACTGGTCTAGGGATGCTTGTATGCAATGAGATTATTGAGGAGCATAAAGGGAAAAGTAATATTTTTAGTAGTGCTGAAGGCACTTGTATTGAGGTAATTTTACCTTCTGCATATCAATTGCAGTAA
- the dmpG gene encoding 4-hydroxy-2-oxovalerate aldolase, translating to MTNERDILITEVALRDGSHAVSHQYTVDQVLKVTKALNDANVPYIEVSHGDGLAGSSLQYGLSRTNEMELIEAAVSVADKSKIAVLLLPGIGTLHELKEAANLGAKMARIATHVTEADVAPQHIAYAKELGMETVGFLMMNHMAPVDKLVEQAKLMESYGADTVYVVDSAGYLLPGQVRERIRALKQSVGVNIGFHGHNNLSLAMANTLVAIEEGATRIDGSVRCLGAGAGNTQTEVLIAVCERMGIKTGVDLYKMMDLAEDIIAPLLPVPQEITKDSLTLGYAGVYSSFALHSKRAAEKFGVDSRDILIELGKRKVVGGQEDMIVEVAAEIAKSKIANL from the coding sequence ATGACAAACGAAAGAGATATTCTAATCACTGAGGTTGCCTTACGAGATGGAAGTCATGCAGTCTCTCACCAATATACAGTGGATCAAGTCCTAAAAGTGACAAAAGCATTGAACGACGCAAATGTTCCATATATCGAAGTATCTCATGGTGACGGGTTAGCAGGATCATCATTGCAATATGGTCTTTCCCGTACAAATGAAATGGAATTAATCGAGGCCGCGGTATCTGTGGCCGATAAATCTAAAATTGCCGTCCTACTATTGCCAGGTATTGGTACGCTACATGAATTGAAAGAAGCGGCAAATTTAGGTGCAAAGATGGCTCGGATCGCAACACATGTAACGGAGGCGGACGTGGCTCCACAGCATATTGCTTATGCGAAAGAATTAGGTATGGAAACTGTGGGATTCTTAATGATGAATCATATGGCTCCTGTCGATAAGCTAGTAGAACAAGCCAAATTAATGGAAAGCTATGGAGCGGATACGGTATATGTAGTTGACTCGGCCGGTTACCTGCTGCCAGGACAAGTTCGCGAAAGAATTCGTGCACTTAAGCAGTCTGTCGGCGTCAACATTGGTTTCCATGGTCATAACAACTTATCTCTGGCGATGGCTAATACACTTGTAGCCATTGAAGAAGGAGCTACTCGAATTGATGGAAGTGTACGCTGCTTAGGAGCAGGTGCTGGTAATACCCAAACTGAAGTACTTATTGCCGTTTGTGAACGAATGGGGATTAAAACTGGGGTAGATTTATATAAGATGATGGATTTAGCTGAAGACATCATTGCCCCACTCTTACCAGTGCCGCAAGAAATTACAAAAGACAGTTTAACACTAGGTTATGCTGGTGTTTACTCAAGCTTTGCTCTTCATTCCAAGCGTGCAGCTGAGAAATTTGGTGTAGATTCTCGTGATATATTAATTGAGTTAGGAAAACGTAAGGTGGTAGGCGGTCAAGAGGATATGATCGTAGAAGTTGCTGCGGAAATCGCCAAATCCAAAATCGCTAATTTATAA
- a CDS encoding acetaldehyde dehydrogenase (acetylating), translating into MSKVKVAILGSGNIGTDLMIKLSRSQILELTAVIGIDPQSDGLRRARELGYAGVDTGIDGFLADPELEADIVFDATSAKAHLYNSKVLKEAGIKVIDMTPAAVGPYVCAAVNIDEHLEKDNINLITCGGQATIPMVHAVNRVSPVEYAEIVATISSKSAGLGTRANIDEFTETTSRAIEVVGGAKKGKAIIILNPAEPPIIMRDTVYTLVEEGTMDEEGIRKSIADMTEVVQSYVPGYQLRTEPIFDGNKITIFIQVEGAGDYLPKYSGNLDIMTATGVKVAEEFAKNLLKTEAV; encoded by the coding sequence TTGTCAAAAGTAAAAGTGGCGATTCTTGGCTCAGGGAACATTGGTACAGATTTAATGATTAAACTTAGTCGCTCGCAAATTTTAGAGTTAACTGCTGTGATTGGGATTGACCCGCAATCAGACGGTTTAAGACGAGCAAGAGAGTTAGGCTATGCAGGGGTAGATACTGGAATTGATGGCTTTTTAGCAGATCCTGAATTAGAAGCGGATATCGTTTTTGATGCCACTTCAGCAAAAGCTCATCTTTATAATTCAAAAGTGTTAAAAGAAGCAGGTATTAAAGTAATTGATATGACACCAGCAGCCGTTGGTCCATATGTATGTGCGGCTGTTAATATTGACGAGCATCTAGAAAAAGATAATATTAATTTGATTACTTGCGGCGGTCAGGCAACAATCCCAATGGTTCACGCTGTAAACCGTGTAAGTCCAGTAGAATATGCTGAGATTGTTGCCACCATTTCAAGTAAAAGTGCGGGTCTAGGAACTCGTGCTAATATCGATGAATTTACTGAAACAACTTCCCGTGCGATTGAAGTAGTCGGCGGGGCTAAAAAGGGGAAAGCGATTATTATTTTAAACCCAGCGGAACCTCCAATCATCATGCGTGATACTGTATATACGCTTGTAGAGGAAGGAACAATGGACGAAGAAGGTATTAGAAAATCAATTGCAGATATGACAGAAGTCGTTCAATCCTATGTTCCGGGTTATCAACTCCGCACTGAACCTATTTTCGATGGAAATAAAATCACCATCTTTATTCAGGTAGAAGGTGCCGGGGATTACCTGCCAAAATATTCAGGAAACCTTGATATTATGACTGCTACAGGTGTGAAAGTTGCCGAAGAGTTCGCTAAAAATCTATTAAAGACAGAAGCAGTTTAA
- a CDS encoding IclR family transcriptional regulator, with the protein MSERLIQSIERAADVLELFLTNGPELSVKEISDKLQLSKSTVHGMIKTLEHRGYLEQNPEDLKYKLGIKLFTLGNFVGKHLDIGNIARPIIRDLADEVNETVHLVTLQRDEVIYIEKVEGPRALTIYSHIGKRAPVHCTGVGKAILAHLSEKEVDRLLSVASLEAFTEFTMTDVNQIKKQLVTIRETGYAVDDEEIELGLKCIAAPIFNHKGNVIASISCAAPKMRLDEEKLPRVIAGIKRAAAEISKSLGYKGNDF; encoded by the coding sequence ATGTCTGAACGATTAATTCAATCGATTGAAAGGGCAGCTGATGTCCTTGAATTATTTTTGACCAATGGACCAGAACTAAGTGTTAAAGAGATTAGTGATAAGCTCCAATTATCGAAAAGCACCGTTCATGGAATGATTAAGACATTGGAACATAGAGGATATCTTGAACAGAATCCAGAGGATTTGAAGTATAAGCTCGGGATAAAACTTTTCACATTAGGTAACTTTGTTGGGAAACATCTTGATATTGGAAACATTGCCAGACCAATTATTAGAGACTTAGCCGACGAAGTAAATGAAACCGTTCACTTAGTTACCCTACAGCGAGATGAAGTCATTTACATTGAAAAAGTAGAAGGTCCAAGAGCTCTTACTATTTATTCGCATATTGGAAAAAGAGCACCGGTTCATTGTACAGGTGTGGGGAAGGCAATACTTGCTCATTTAAGTGAAAAAGAGGTTGATAGACTATTATCAGTAGCAAGTTTAGAAGCCTTTACCGAGTTCACGATGACTGACGTAAACCAAATTAAAAAACAGTTGGTTACTATTCGTGAGACTGGATATGCTGTCGATGATGAAGAAATTGAGTTGGGACTTAAATGTATAGCCGCTCCGATATTCAATCATAAGGGAAATGTAATCGCTTCAATTAGCTGTGCTGCACCTAAAATGAGACTTGATGAAGAGAAGCTTCCTAGAGTAATAGCGGGGATTAAGAGGGCTGCAGCTGAGATCTCAAAATCTTTAGGTTATAAAGGTAATGACTTTTAG
- a CDS encoding TetR/AcrR family transcriptional regulator gives MKKQLIMEKAIELFAKQGFEATSVQQITEHCGISKGAFYLSFKSKDELIIEIIDHFMIQFTSEIDYLVRNTKEEENLLYKFYYAIFDSFRKHSDFGKILIKEQSGSFNEDFIVKMRYYDRLMDKTILSMVERLYGDDKVKDIKYDLVFCIKGFMSMYSQLFLFYNIPLDLDLLSTSLVEKTNLLAKNATIPFISKGLIEVFEEPALEDLSKEQILLTLDQEIEEMEESVEKESLVLLKQQLIEPTFGRAIIKGLLENIRNHPRTRWISYLLGSFFNI, from the coding sequence ATGAAAAAACAATTAATTATGGAAAAAGCGATAGAACTCTTTGCTAAGCAGGGTTTTGAAGCAACATCCGTCCAGCAAATTACAGAACACTGCGGCATTTCCAAAGGTGCTTTTTATCTATCTTTTAAGTCAAAAGATGAATTAATTATCGAGATAATCGATCACTTTATGATTCAATTCACCTCTGAAATTGACTATCTAGTCAGAAATACAAAGGAGGAAGAAAATCTTCTTTATAAATTTTATTATGCAATATTCGACTCGTTTCGAAAGCATTCTGATTTTGGAAAAATACTAATCAAGGAACAGTCGGGTTCTTTTAATGAGGATTTCATCGTAAAAATGCGTTACTACGACCGTTTAATGGATAAAACGATTCTTTCGATGGTAGAGCGTTTGTATGGAGATGATAAAGTAAAAGACATAAAATATGATTTAGTCTTTTGTATCAAAGGCTTTATGAGTATGTATTCTCAGCTATTCTTGTTTTATAACATACCATTGGATTTGGATTTGTTATCAACGTCATTAGTTGAAAAAACAAATCTGCTTGCTAAAAACGCCACCATTCCTTTTATTTCAAAAGGGTTGATTGAAGTGTTTGAAGAGCCGGCATTAGAAGATTTATCAAAAGAACAGATTCTCTTAACGTTGGATCAAGAAATAGAAGAAATGGAAGAGTCAGTGGAAAAGGAATCTTTAGTACTGTTAAAACAGCAGCTGATTGAACCAACATTTGGCCGGGCTATTATTAAGGGGTTACTAGAAAATATTCGAAACCATCCCCGAACCAGATGGATATCATATTTACTGGGCAGTTTTTTTAATATATAG